atatttgagcactatatggctGTATTATGTAGAGATTTggttactgtatggtggtattatgtagATATTTGGGTACGGTATGgttgtattatgcagacatctgAGCACTGTATTGATATTGCTGGTGCACGGTATGGCGGAACAGTCTGCTGGCAGACATTTAATGAATTGTTGGTTTTCTTGTTCAAACATTGAAAATCTCAGGATTAAAACTTTTTATTGAATCAAATCCCTCGTCCTGGAAATGGTGGAGAATTAATCCCTCCAGGAGATAATCCCCGGAATTACATGGAGATCGGGGGTTAAAGACGACAGCGCTGCCGCAGCCACCCGGCTGATGAGGGGGTCAAAGGGACAAGAGAACCCTGACCTAATTCTTATCACAGCTGAGAACATGTTACACTGTACCAGTGCAGGTAAAAACACTAAACCTGGAATCctgactgacacattgtaacaaaccagcaGGGCAGAGAGAGCTTCTGCTGCTGATCTGTGTGGGTTGCTTACAatataacaaaccctcagctgtgagaagaatTAGCCCTGGGTGGATTTTCACCTTCACTGTAAATAGAAAGAGAGTGTTTCTGCCTCAGCAAGCAGAGATGGTGAAAATGGTGAGGAACTTGGTAGCGGGGCTGCAATACCAGAATGGTCCACTAGAGGTCAGGAGACTCCCATTAATGACAGGTTACAAAGAAAATAGATGAAACTGCAACAATCACTGCAGCCACAAGGTGGCAGAAAGCAACCATATCGAACAGAAGTGAATACACTCACTTCATCATAAAcaacttgcagtcctatgtaacaccacagataacacagtgataactgagtacagataatgtagtagatgtcacctgcagtcctatgtaacgctacagataacatagtgatagctctctgagtacagataatgtagtaaatgtcacctgcagtcctatgtaacacaacagataacacggtgataactctgagtacagataatgtagtagatgtcacctgcagtcctatgtaacaccacagataacacagtggtatctctctgagtacagataatgtagtagatgtcacctgcagtcctatgtaacaccacagataacacagtgatgactctctgagtacagataatgtagtagatgtcacctgcagtcctatgtaacatcacagataacacagtgatatctctctgagtacagataatgtagtagatgtcacctgcagtcctatgtaacacaacagataacacagtgataactctctgagtacagataatgtagtagatatcacctgcagtcctatgtaacaccacagataacacagtgatatctctctgagtacagacaatgtagtagatgtcacctgcagtcctatgtaacaccacagataacacagtggtaactctctgagtacagataatgtagtagatgtcacctgcagtcctatgtaacaccacagataacacagtgataactctctgagtacagataatgtagtagatgtcacctgcagtcctatgtaacaccacagataacacagtgataactctctgagttcagataatgtagtagatgtcacctgcagtcctatgtaacaccacagataacacagtgatagctctctgagtacagataatgtagtagatgtcacctgcagtcccatgtaacgcTGCTACTTGTACGCAGTGATTTGCTGGAGGACACATGCGGTCTCTCCTGGACAGTACTGATGTGATTGGCTAGTGCTGCTGTTGACGGATCCTCCCGGTTGTGTTACCTCCAGCGCAGCCTCCGCCTCCTCGTACGCCGCCTGCATCTCCTCCTTTTCCATCTCCGCCTTCTTCCGGGATTTCTGGAGCTCGTGGGCGCTGCTGGTGACGTCCTGCAGCTGCTCGGACAGGTCGCCGGCCTCATCTGGGGGGAAATATTGTGACCAGTTTGTACATTGCGGCTGCATTTCCTCTCACTACCTGCAGGTGGTGCTGTGGCTGCACAGATgactcttaaagggacagtacacCCGAGAGCCTCACCTTGCAGCGCTCGGTTTTCCCGCTTCATCAACGTCAGTTGTTCATGAGTCTCCTCAAATGCAGTTTTGATTTTGAAGAGGTCGGCAGCGTAATGGCGGCACTCCTGCTGCGACGCCTCCAGCTCTCTCTGAATGTCCTCATACTTCTGGCGCCAGTCCGCAAGGTGCTTATCCAGAGCTCGCTGCTTCTTATCCAGAACCGCTGCCTCAGCGCCGGCCTGGATCACAGAAGAGGACTTTACTTACATCATGTTATACTCTAGTCACCTCCAAAGCTGCACTGACAACTCTGCTATTAGATCACATCttattctccagtcacatccagagctgcagtcacaattctgctATTACATTACATTGCatgttatactccagtcacatccagaactTAAGTCAAAGTTCAGATTACATCATACCgtattctccagtcacatccagagctgcagtcacaattctgctATTACATTACATCGCatgttatactccagtcacatccagaactTAAGTCAAAGTTCAGATTACATCATACCATATTCTCCAGTCACATCTAAAGCTGCATTCACATTTCTGATGTTACATCAAACTttattctccagtcacatccagagctgcattcacatttATGCTATTACAGTACATCATATGCTATACTCCAGTCACAGTTCAGTTATTATGTCATATTGTATTCTCCtggcacatccagagctgcatttacgtTTATGtcaatatatataatattctcaagtcacatccagagctgcaatcacaattTTGCTGCTACATCATGGCttattctccagtcacatccagaactGCAATCACAATTCTCCTGCTACTTCATACCttattctccagtcacatccagagatgCAATCACAATTCTGCTACTACATCATGCCTTATTCTCCAGTCAAATCCATAGCTGCAATCACAATTCTCCTGCTACTTCATACCTTATTCTCCAGTCACATCTAGAGCTGAAATCACAATTCTGCTGCTACATCATGCCttattctccagtcacatccagagctgcaatcaaaaTTCTGCTGCTACATCATGCCTTATTCTCTAGTCACATTTCTGCTGCTACTTCATGCCttattctccagtcacatccagagctgcaatcacaattCTGCTGCTACATCATGCCttattctccagtcacatccagagctgcaatcacaattCTGCTGCTACATCATGCCTTATCAtctagtcacacccagagctgaaGTCACAATTCTGCTGCTACATCATGCCTTATCCTCTAGTCAAATCCAGATCTGAAGTGACAATTCTGCTGCTACATCATGCCttattctccagtcacatccagagctgcaatcacaattCTGCTGCTACATCATGCCTTattctctagtcacatccagagctgaagtcACAATTTTGCTGCTACTTCAGCCTTATTCTTcagttacatccagagctgcaatcacaattCTGCTGCTACATCATACCTTATTCtcaagtcacatccagagctgcaatcacaattCTGCTGCTACATCATGCCTtattcacacccagagctgcagtcacaattctgctgCTAGATTATGCCTTATCAtctagtcacacccagagctgcagtcacaattctgctgctacatcatgccttattcacacccagagctgcagtcacaattctgctgctacatcatgccttattcacacccaga
The sequence above is a segment of the Bufo gargarizans isolate SCDJY-AF-19 chromosome 6, ASM1485885v1, whole genome shotgun sequence genome. Coding sequences within it:
- the LOC122941291 gene encoding putative uncharacterized protein MYH16 — its product is MLKDQLEEEMEGKSELQRQISRLNGEVTHWRTRYENEAGQRTEELEESRRKLSGRLQEAEEALEVTQAKCSNLERVKQRLLGEVEDICLDLEKAGAEAAVLDKKQRALDKHLADWRQKYEDIQRELEASQQECRHYAADLFKIKTAFEETHEQLTLMKRENRALQDEAGDLSEQLQDVTSSAHELQKSRKKAEMEKEEMQAAYEEAEAALEVTQPGGSVNSSTSQSHQYCPGETACVLQQITAYK